The following proteins are co-located in the Paralichthys olivaceus isolate ysfri-2021 chromosome 2, ASM2471397v2, whole genome shotgun sequence genome:
- the lrrn2 gene encoding leucine-rich repeat neuronal protein 2, whose product MRPTLALLQSQCLLCVLVGVCVPAVVGSLPHTLPWHVSCPVRCVCQIKPWFSPDSVYHEAPTVDCNDLLLTTLPLPIPPNTHTLRLQSNLLSELDTEALHGLPNLTDLDLSQNRFSRVRTITQGSSLPSLLSLHLEENHLSHLPESSFSSLPALQELFLSHNNLYSIAPGAFIGLDSLLRLHINNNRITTIDPWWFRALPHLEVLMLGGNPVEALPEKGFLALKSLRSLVLGGMGLRGLAEEALEGLDGLESLSFYDNLLTKVPTQALRRVPGLKFLDLNKNRIKLIETGDFQDMVHLKELGLNNMDDLVSIEKAALENLPELTKLEITNNPRLSYIHPQAFLQLSRLESLMLNSNSLSALHQHIMVSLPSLQEVSLHSNPLRCDCLFHWAALHPHTEKDTQTDTGTARMVRFIQPQATLCSEPPELRARRVREVSSREMSAFCLPIIPASSLPSYVGVREGGKLVLHCRGLADPQPEIYWVTPSGLRLSPAPGLTTKGLQSPAPCPRLTPTKELNHTSSSSHAKNDTACNPSKHYQLLPEGTLEINKVTPSEAGLYTCVAENVLGADTRSVTVGVHSRKKNRKGGKSANLNGFQSLRLDAKLEATEVGQYYAILSWQRRRNLPSTRLSWQAIYSNTQTPIYTTRILAGTQSFNLTHLQAKTFYRVCLHLGTIDDVKHANRRLRESSKPQCASFKTKDIPEPKPSLQLSPELTSTAVTLLLLTLILLLLAGQSWDTLPKAGAKEIHDTLLLEIKSPKAPIINHNGHQLKQSEKLLLHEDC is encoded by the coding sequence ATGAGGCCCACTTTAGCACTTCTACAGTCACagtgtctcctgtgtgtgttagttGGCGTGTGTGTGCCCGCTGTTGTGGGCTCACTACCTCACACGCTGCCATGGCACGTCTCGTGCCCGGTGCGGTGTGTGTGCCAGATAAAGCCATGGTTCTCCCCTGACTCGGTTTACCATGAAGCTCCTACTGTGGACTGCAACGACCTGCTGTTGACCACGCTCCCTTTGCCTATACCCCCGAACACGCACACCCTGCGCCTGCAGAGCAACCTGCTGTCTGAGCTTGACACCGAGGCGCTGCATGGGCTCCCCAACCTCACCGACCTTGACCTTTCCCAGAATCGCTTCAGCCGTGTCAGGACAATAACTCAGGGCTCCTCTCtgccctctctgctctctcttcacCTGGAGGAAAACCACCTCAGTCACCTCCCTGAGTCGTCTTTCTCCTCACTGCCAGCTCTGCAGGAACTCTTTCTCAGCCACAATAACTTATACTCAATCGCCCCTGGAGCCTTCATTGGTCTTGACTCTCTACTGCGTCTTCATATCAACAACAACAGGATCACCACCATCGACCCTTGGTGGTTCAGGGCTTTGCCCCACTTGGAAGTTCTCATGCTAGGGGGAAACCCAGTGGAGGCTCTTCCTGAGAAAGGCTTCCTGGCTCTAAAATCCCTCCGGAGTCTTGTGCTTGGGGGGATGGGTCTGAGAGGCCTGGCTGAGGAAGCGTTGGAAGGGCTGGATGGCTTGGAGAGCCTCTCCTTCTATGATAACTTGTTGACCAAGGTCCCCACACAGGCGCTGAGGAGAGTCCCAGGACTGAAGTTCCTCGACCTCAACAAGAACCGCATCAAACTGATTGAGACAGGAGATTTCCAAGACATGGTCCACCTGAAGGAGCTCGGCCTGAACAACATGGACGATCTTGTTTCTATTGAAAAAGCCGCTCTGGAGAATCTTCCAGAGCTCACCAAGCTGGAGATCACCAACAACCCTCGTCTGTCCTACATTCACCCACAGGCTTTCCTCCAGCTAAGCAGGCTGGAGAGTCTCATGCTTAACTCCAACTCTCTCAGCGCTCTGCACCAGCACATCATGGTCTCTCTGCCTAGTCTGCAGGAGGTCAGCCTCCACTCCAACCCACTACGATGTGACTGCCTGTTTCACTGGGCGGCCTTGCACcctcacacagagaaagacacacaaacagatacagGAACAGCTCGCATGGTGCGTTTCATCCAACCACAGGCCACCTTGTGCTCTGAACCACCAGAGCTCAGAGCTCGCAGAGTGAGAGAGGTGTCTTCTAGGGAGATGTCGGCCTTTTGCCTCCCCATTATCCCCGCCAGCTCCCTCCCATCCTATGTGGGAGTAAGAGAGGGAGGCAAACTGGTTTTGCACTGCAGAGGTCTTGCAGATCCACAGCCTGAAATATACTGGGTGACTCCCTCTGGGCTGAGACTTAGTCCTGCACCCGGACTCACAACCAAAGGTTTACAATCTCCGGCTCCCTGCCCCAGGCTGACACCTACTAAGGAACTCAACCACACATCCTCCTCTAGTCATGCTAAAAATGATACTGCCTGTAACCCCTCCAAACACTACCAGCTACTTCCTGAGGGAACGCTGGAGATCAACAAGGTCACTCCCAGTGAGGCCGGATTATATACCTGTGTTGCTGAGAATGTGCTAGGGGCAGATACACGCAGTGTTACTGTGGGAGTGCACAgcagaaaaaagaacagaaaagggGGCAAGTCTGCTAACCTGAATGGATTTCAATCATTAAGACTGGATGCGAAGTTGGAGGCGACGGAGGTCGGACAATATTATGCTATACTGTCCTGGCAGAGAAGACGCAACCTCCCTTCGACTCGCCTTTCCTGGCAAGCCATATACTCAAACACCCAAACGCCTATATACACCACACGCATCCTGGCTGGCACACAGAGTTTCAATCTGACCCACCTGCAGGCAAAGACATTTTATCGCGTGTGCCTGCATTTAGGGACCATCGACGATGTCAAGCATGCCAACAGGAGGTTGAGAGAGAGCAGTAAGCCTCAGTGTGCCTCCTTCAAGACGAAGGACATCCCAGAGCCCAAGCCCAGCCTGCAGCTCAGCCCGGAGCTGACCTCCACAGCCGTGACACTTCTGCTGCTCACACtcatactgctgctgctggcaggTCAGAGCTGGGACACTCTGCCCAAGGCGGGGGCTAAAGAGATCCACGATACCCTTCTACTGGAAATCAAAAGTCCCAAGGCTCCGATCATCAATCACAACGGACATCAGCTAAAGCAGAGTGAGAAACTGCTTTTACATGAGGACTGCTGA